A genome region from Nocardiopsis exhalans includes the following:
- a CDS encoding phytoene desaturase family protein has product MRDADAVVVGSGPNGLAAAVTMARSGLRVAVYERDDVVGGGLRTLALLDSGIRHDICSAVHPLAASSRFLREFDLAARGVRMLRPEVSYAHPLPGGEAALAYADLDTTCAELGEDGPRWRRLMEPLVGRGHRMTDLFLSDQRSLPDPVDAALAASRILSHGWRRGPFATERARALFAGVAGHVTGPLPSLRGAAVALLLGHLAHAPGGWPLPRGGSAEIADALVADLRAHGGVVYTGADVKDLRDLPPARSMLLDVSPRGFLSLAGELLPARYRAALRRFRYGPGAAKADFLVCEPIPWAAPEVGRAGTVHLGGTQEQMFRAETETARGRGSGEPFVLLVDPAVTDPGRGAPGRRPVWAYAHVPNGDTRDPVDLVRSRVEEYAPGFGDTVIAARGMSAARLEEYNPNYVGGDIASGAMTVRQTLMRPTPRVDPYRTPLRGVYLCSASTPPGPGVHGMSGYLAALSALSREHGIRTPPGLSPGSSPPSPSGC; this is encoded by the coding sequence ATGCGTGACGCTGACGCCGTGGTGGTCGGAAGCGGACCGAACGGGCTGGCGGCCGCGGTGACGATGGCCAGGTCGGGACTGCGCGTCGCGGTCTACGAGCGCGACGACGTGGTCGGCGGCGGGCTGCGCACGCTCGCCCTGCTGGACTCCGGCATCCGGCACGACATCTGTTCGGCGGTCCACCCGCTGGCGGCTTCCTCGCGTTTCCTACGGGAGTTCGACTTGGCCGCCCGGGGCGTACGGATGCTCCGCCCCGAGGTCTCCTACGCCCACCCCCTTCCCGGAGGCGAGGCGGCTCTCGCATACGCCGACCTGGACACGACATGTGCGGAGCTGGGCGAGGACGGCCCTCGTTGGCGGCGCCTGATGGAACCCCTGGTCGGCCGCGGTCACAGGATGACGGATCTGTTCCTGTCCGATCAGCGGTCTCTCCCCGACCCGGTCGACGCGGCTCTCGCGGCCTCACGAATCCTCTCCCACGGGTGGAGGCGCGGTCCCTTCGCCACGGAGCGGGCCAGGGCCTTGTTCGCAGGTGTGGCCGGGCACGTGACGGGCCCGCTGCCCTCGTTGCGGGGGGCGGCGGTCGCCCTTCTCCTGGGGCATCTGGCGCATGCCCCGGGAGGCTGGCCGCTGCCCCGGGGCGGCAGCGCGGAGATAGCCGACGCCCTGGTCGCCGATCTCCGCGCACACGGTGGTGTCGTCTACACGGGTGCGGACGTCAAGGACCTGCGTGACCTTCCCCCGGCCCGGTCGATGCTGCTGGACGTCTCCCCCCGAGGTTTCCTGTCCCTCGCGGGTGAGCTGTTGCCCGCCCGTTACCGTGCCGCTCTGCGGCGTTTCCGCTACGGCCCCGGAGCGGCCAAGGCCGACTTCCTTGTCTGCGAGCCCATCCCCTGGGCGGCCCCGGAGGTGGGAAGGGCGGGCACGGTTCACCTGGGTGGTACCCAGGAGCAGATGTTCCGGGCGGAGACCGAGACCGCGCGCGGGCGCGGCTCGGGGGAGCCGTTCGTGCTCCTGGTGGACCCGGCTGTCACCGACCCCGGACGGGGCGCGCCGGGGCGGCGTCCGGTGTGGGCCTACGCCCACGTGCCGAACGGTGACACGCGCGATCCGGTGGACCTGGTCCGGAGCCGTGTGGAGGAGTACGCGCCGGGTTTCGGTGACACGGTCATCGCGGCCCGGGGGATGTCCGCCGCCCGCCTGGAGGAGTACAACCCGAACTACGTCGGGGGTGATATCGCGTCGGGGGCGATGACGGTACGGCAGACCCTGATGCGGCCCACCCCGCGGGTCGATCCGTATCGCACGCCGCTGCGGGGGGTCTATCTCTGTTCCGCCTCGACCCCTCCCGGGCCGGGGGTGCACGGTATGTCCGGCTACCTGGCAGCGCTGTCGGCGCTGTCGCGGGAGCACGGGATCCGGACACCCCCTGGCCTGTCACCCGGCTCGTCCCCACCGTCACCGAGCGGTTGTTAG
- a CDS encoding acyltransferase family protein — translation MTLTVEPTGGDRPPTTALVKAPVRAVPKPVVGRDRFLDALRLFVMVLVVVQHWWLPVLTVQPEGELAATSVLSTPGGFALTWVSQVMPLIFFVGGAANLISWRSASARGEKASVWWAKRLRRLAWPVVPLAVVWILASHIAVLGGTPVQPVLIGAGAAGMVLWFLAAYVLVVVATPVLVAAQERFGWWVPAALLTGAALVDLSRYGFGVDAFGFLNVAFVWLAVHQLGFHYATGTIRRAHTGWMIAVGAAVAVVLVYAGPYSLNMTGVFAAETSNVAPPTLVLAALGAVQVGIAVLLRDRIAAWSDRPGPARMLDRVSPQLMTVYLWHMLPITIVAGVVVYGLGIDTPDPMTGLWLLWGVLGVAVLLPLLLPLAHWAVRFENPPKVLRGDPGPIRVLAAAALIGGGLLALTVAGLGFGLAPVLGLVAVVSGLLLTAAPRLRPERVDGSAGGSAEGSSWVHLLSSFVARIGGRSA, via the coding sequence ATGACCCTGACCGTCGAGCCCACCGGCGGGGACCGACCGCCGACCACGGCCCTCGTCAAGGCTCCGGTACGCGCCGTGCCGAAACCGGTGGTCGGTCGTGACCGCTTCCTCGACGCCCTGCGTTTGTTCGTCATGGTCCTGGTGGTCGTCCAGCACTGGTGGCTGCCGGTGCTGACCGTGCAGCCCGAGGGCGAGCTCGCGGCGACCAGCGTCCTGAGCACCCCGGGCGGGTTCGCGCTCACCTGGGTCTCCCAGGTCATGCCACTGATCTTCTTCGTGGGCGGCGCCGCCAACCTGATCAGCTGGCGCTCGGCCTCGGCCCGGGGTGAGAAGGCCTCGGTCTGGTGGGCCAAGCGGCTGCGGAGACTGGCCTGGCCGGTGGTCCCGCTCGCCGTGGTGTGGATCCTCGCCTCCCACATCGCGGTCCTGGGCGGCACCCCGGTGCAGCCCGTCCTGATCGGTGCGGGCGCCGCGGGCATGGTGCTGTGGTTCCTGGCCGCCTACGTGCTGGTGGTCGTGGCGACGCCGGTGCTGGTGGCCGCCCAGGAGAGGTTCGGCTGGTGGGTTCCGGCCGCGCTGCTCACCGGTGCCGCCCTCGTCGACCTGAGCCGGTACGGGTTCGGGGTGGACGCGTTCGGCTTCCTGAACGTGGCGTTCGTCTGGTTGGCCGTGCACCAGCTCGGTTTCCACTACGCGACCGGCACGATCCGCCGGGCCCACACGGGGTGGATGATCGCGGTCGGCGCCGCGGTCGCGGTGGTCCTGGTCTACGCGGGCCCCTACTCGCTGAACATGACCGGCGTGTTCGCCGCCGAGACCTCGAACGTGGCCCCGCCGACCCTGGTGCTGGCGGCGCTGGGCGCGGTCCAGGTGGGTATCGCGGTGCTGCTGCGGGACCGGATCGCCGCGTGGTCGGACCGGCCCGGACCGGCGCGCATGCTGGACCGGGTCTCCCCGCAGCTGATGACCGTGTACCTGTGGCACATGCTGCCGATCACCATCGTCGCCGGGGTCGTGGTGTACGGCCTGGGGATCGACACGCCCGACCCGATGACCGGGCTGTGGCTGCTGTGGGGCGTGCTCGGTGTGGCGGTCCTGCTGCCGCTGCTGCTGCCGCTGGCCCACTGGGCGGTGCGGTTCGAGAACCCGCCGAAGGTTCTGCGGGGCGACCCGGGCCCGATCCGGGTGCTGGCCGCCGCGGCGCTGATCGGCGGAGGCCTGCTGGCCCTGACGGTGGCCGGTCTGGGCTTCGGTCTGGCCCCGGTGCTGGGCCTGGTGGCCGTGGTGTCGGGCCTGCTGCTGACCGCGGCCCCGCGGCTCCGCCCCGAGCGTGTGGACGGCTCCGCCGGAGGGTCGGCCGAAGGGTCAAGCTGGGTGCACCTGTTGTCTAGTTTCGTGGCTCGGATCGGCGGCCGGAGCGCATAG
- a CDS encoding cation:proton antiporter → MMLAAGETPVYLGPIVALLVAAGLIGALFVRLKVVPIVGFLLAGVLIGPHQLGVVADESQVEAAAEIGVMLLLFTIGVEFSIARLARIKKFVLGGGTVQVLLTTAVVTVLCVLFGVDWRVGVFTGFLVALSSTAIVLKVVAAKGITQQPVGQASVGTLILQDLAIIVMVLLIPILGGQSEGVWDIVQALGTAALVLTAVIVVARKVMPPLLERVARLCSPEIFLLSIVAIALGVAYLTSLAGVSDALGAFLAGMVLSESRHSAHALSEIMPLQMIFSAVFFVSIGMMLDIAVLAQLWWMVLLTAIAVVVIKVATAYTAVSVLRVGAPTAMGAAFLLAQIGEFSFVLQQVGAEYGLSPAGLGADGDQLLVAVTVVLMTATPALGALGEHITKRMGQRPAPPQTGTAGGTSTRGSTATHGTASWSPVGARWPATSPPTCGRTASR, encoded by the coding sequence ATGATGCTCGCCGCGGGGGAGACCCCCGTATACCTAGGCCCCATCGTGGCCCTGCTCGTCGCGGCAGGACTCATCGGGGCTCTCTTCGTCCGGTTGAAGGTCGTGCCCATCGTGGGCTTCCTCCTGGCCGGCGTCCTCATCGGCCCGCACCAGCTGGGGGTGGTCGCGGACGAGAGCCAGGTGGAGGCCGCGGCCGAGATCGGGGTCATGCTGCTCCTGTTCACCATCGGCGTGGAGTTCTCCATCGCACGCCTCGCCAGGATCAAGAAGTTCGTGCTCGGTGGCGGAACGGTCCAGGTGCTGCTGACCACCGCTGTCGTGACGGTGCTCTGCGTGCTGTTCGGGGTCGACTGGCGGGTCGGTGTCTTCACCGGGTTCCTCGTCGCGCTCTCCTCCACAGCGATCGTGCTCAAGGTGGTCGCGGCGAAGGGGATCACGCAACAGCCGGTCGGCCAGGCCTCGGTGGGCACCCTCATCCTCCAGGACCTCGCCATCATCGTGATGGTCCTGTTGATCCCTATCCTGGGCGGCCAGAGCGAGGGCGTGTGGGACATCGTCCAGGCCCTGGGGACCGCGGCGCTGGTCCTGACCGCCGTGATCGTCGTCGCCCGTAAGGTGATGCCCCCGCTGCTGGAGCGGGTGGCACGTCTGTGCTCCCCCGAGATCTTCCTGCTGTCCATCGTCGCCATCGCCCTGGGCGTGGCCTACCTGACCTCTCTGGCCGGGGTGAGCGACGCGCTGGGGGCCTTCCTCGCCGGCATGGTGCTGAGCGAGTCCCGGCACAGCGCCCACGCGCTGAGCGAGATCATGCCGCTCCAGATGATCTTCAGCGCGGTCTTCTTCGTGTCCATCGGCATGATGCTCGACATCGCCGTGTTGGCCCAGCTGTGGTGGATGGTCCTGCTGACCGCGATCGCCGTCGTGGTCATCAAGGTGGCCACCGCCTACACGGCGGTCTCCGTTCTCCGGGTCGGCGCGCCGACGGCGATGGGAGCGGCCTTCCTCCTGGCCCAGATCGGCGAGTTCTCCTTCGTCCTCCAGCAGGTGGGAGCCGAGTACGGGCTCAGCCCGGCCGGACTGGGCGCCGACGGGGACCAGCTCCTCGTGGCCGTCACCGTGGTCCTCATGACCGCCACGCCCGCCCTCGGCGCCCTCGGCGAGCACATCACCAAGCGGATGGGACAACGGCCGGCCCCTCCGCAGACGGGGACGGCCGGGGGCACGTCGACGCGAGGGAGCACAGCGACACACGGGACCGCGTCCTGGTCTCCGGTTGGGGCCCGGTGGCCCGCAACCTCTCCGCCTACCTGCGGTCGAACGGCGTCCCGGTGA
- a CDS encoding carbohydrate kinase family protein codes for MSDQVPARLVVVGENVMDLLPTRHGPDVLRAAPGGGPANTAVAAARLGLPTRLLARIGSDGFGELIRARLLAEGLDPSGLIAAEEPSALALATLDENGAARYDFRMDDAADWRWQPGELPESFEPGVRAVHAASIALFREPGASLVEALLGREHGRGQVTVTLDPNIRPDVIGDPAAARALALRHAAQAHVVKASDEDLAFLYPGRGPEDAARALAALGPALVVVTLGARGAFALSHGVSASVPAPETETEVVDTVGAGDSFMGALLRRLDLDGRLGSEPRNRLAGLTEQDLTALLSFAATAAAHTVTREGADPPTARELRLDPSGEAGPHPG; via the coding sequence GTGAGCGACCAGGTTCCCGCACGGCTCGTGGTGGTCGGGGAGAACGTCATGGACCTACTGCCCACCCGGCACGGCCCTGACGTCCTGCGTGCGGCCCCCGGCGGCGGCCCGGCCAACACGGCGGTGGCCGCCGCCCGGCTGGGACTGCCCACTCGGCTGCTGGCACGCATCGGCTCCGACGGGTTCGGTGAGCTGATTCGCGCCCGCCTGCTGGCCGAAGGGCTGGACCCCTCCGGCCTGATCGCCGCCGAGGAGCCGTCCGCGCTGGCCCTGGCAACCCTGGACGAGAACGGGGCGGCGCGGTACGACTTCCGCATGGACGACGCGGCGGACTGGCGGTGGCAGCCAGGCGAGCTCCCGGAGAGCTTCGAGCCCGGGGTCAGGGCGGTGCACGCCGCCTCGATCGCGCTGTTCCGGGAACCGGGGGCCTCCCTCGTCGAGGCCCTGCTGGGGCGCGAGCACGGCCGGGGCCAGGTGACGGTCACCCTCGACCCGAACATCCGCCCGGACGTGATCGGCGACCCGGCCGCGGCGCGGGCCCTGGCCCTGCGCCACGCCGCCCAGGCCCACGTGGTCAAGGCCAGCGACGAGGACCTCGCCTTCCTCTACCCGGGGCGCGGCCCGGAAGACGCCGCCCGGGCCCTGGCGGCGCTGGGCCCGGCCCTGGTCGTGGTCACCCTGGGGGCGAGGGGCGCCTTCGCCCTCTCCCACGGGGTGTCGGCCTCGGTCCCCGCCCCGGAGACGGAGACGGAGGTCGTGGACACGGTGGGCGCGGGGGACTCCTTCATGGGAGCCCTCCTCCGCCGCCTGGACCTGGACGGCCGCCTGGGCTCCGAGCCCCGGAACCGCCTGGCGGGACTCACCGAGCAGGACCTGACTGCCCTGCTGTCCTTCGCCGCCACCGCCGCGGCCCACACCGTCACCCGGGAGGGCGCCGACCCGCCCACGGCGCGGGAGCTGCGGCTGGACCCGTCCGGTGAGGCGGGCCCGCACCCCGGGTGA
- a CDS encoding SdpI family protein: MAEVGGLITAGVGIVFVSGFMHYVKSATENRSLDRNSAVGIRTRVTTASDPAWWAGHRAAGPWLLSGSFTGYFISFLSLASAGYGMTSGGVGDAFMLIPGIGFLVLLVILVVATIIANKHGTKAEANGCKK; this comes from the coding sequence GTGGCTGAAGTGGGGGGACTCATTACCGCCGGAGTCGGTATTGTTTTTGTCTCCGGTTTCATGCACTACGTCAAGAGTGCCACGGAAAATCGATCCCTTGATCGGAACTCGGCTGTCGGGATCAGGACAAGGGTCACCACGGCTTCTGACCCGGCTTGGTGGGCGGGTCACCGGGCTGCGGGGCCGTGGCTGCTTTCCGGTTCTTTCACTGGATATTTCATCTCCTTTCTCTCACTGGCGTCGGCAGGGTATGGAATGACTTCCGGCGGTGTGGGCGATGCTTTCATGCTCATTCCAGGCATTGGTTTCCTGGTGTTGCTGGTGATTCTCGTCGTGGCCACCATTATTGCCAACAAGCACGGAACCAAGGCTGAGGCCAACGGTTGTAAGAAGTGA
- a CDS encoding AGE family epimerase/isomerase yields the protein MTASTHPLPGGPAWLRAEERRLVGFAAGAAVPDGFGWLDAKGGVEPDRPTETWITARMTHVFSLAHLRGDPGAAELADHGLAALSGPLYDVELGGWFDEAPEGGDAAAIRERSQMGGGKALPHKSAYPHSFVVLAASSAVLAARPGARELLDRALTVFDERFWEEEAACVRESWDADWTVTEPYRGANSAMHWVEALLAATDATGDLRWTRRALAIAERLVHGVAAAHDWRLPEHFTPDWQPIPDYNRDQPDHPFRPFGSTTGHLLEWARLLLHLELALERVGEAAPAWLRTDAEQLFANAVRRGWEVDGAEGFAYTLDWQDKPVVRQRMHWVVAEATMAAWTLARRTGDPAYTEHYDRWWSYADRFHVDREHGSWRHELDPANQPSGSVWAGKPDVYHAYQATLLPQVGFAASIAAALPAADNDGGVA from the coding sequence TTGACCGCATCGACACATCCGCTCCCCGGCGGCCCCGCCTGGCTGAGGGCCGAGGAGCGGCGCCTGGTCGGTTTCGCCGCGGGGGCCGCGGTCCCCGACGGTTTCGGCTGGCTGGACGCCAAGGGCGGCGTGGAACCCGACCGCCCCACCGAGACCTGGATCACCGCACGCATGACGCACGTGTTCTCCCTGGCACACCTGCGCGGCGACCCGGGCGCGGCGGAGCTGGCCGACCACGGCCTGGCCGCGCTGTCCGGGCCGCTGTACGACGTTGAGCTGGGGGGGTGGTTCGACGAGGCGCCTGAGGGCGGGGACGCGGCCGCAATTCGGGAGCGCTCCCAAATGGGGGGCGGCAAAGCTCTGCCGCACAAGTCCGCCTACCCGCACTCGTTCGTGGTCCTGGCCGCGTCGTCGGCCGTCCTCGCCGCCCGGCCCGGCGCGCGTGAGCTGCTCGACCGTGCCCTGACCGTGTTCGACGAACGCTTCTGGGAGGAGGAAGCGGCCTGCGTCCGGGAGAGCTGGGACGCCGACTGGACCGTCACCGAGCCCTACCGCGGCGCCAACAGCGCCATGCACTGGGTGGAGGCGCTCCTGGCCGCGACCGACGCCACCGGTGACCTCCGCTGGACGCGGCGGGCCCTGGCCATCGCCGAACGCCTGGTGCACGGGGTGGCCGCCGCGCACGACTGGCGCCTGCCCGAGCACTTCACCCCGGACTGGCAGCCGATCCCGGACTACAACCGGGACCAGCCCGACCACCCCTTCCGGCCCTTCGGCAGCACCACTGGCCACCTGCTGGAGTGGGCCCGCCTGCTCCTGCACCTCGAACTCGCCTTGGAGCGCGTGGGCGAGGCCGCCCCCGCCTGGCTGCGCACCGACGCCGAACAGCTCTTCGCCAACGCCGTCCGGCGCGGCTGGGAGGTGGACGGCGCGGAGGGGTTCGCCTACACCCTGGACTGGCAGGACAAGCCGGTGGTACGCCAGCGCATGCACTGGGTGGTCGCCGAGGCCACCATGGCGGCGTGGACGTTGGCCCGGCGCACCGGCGACCCGGCCTACACCGAGCACTACGACCGCTGGTGGTCCTACGCCGACCGCTTCCACGTGGACCGCGAGCACGGTAGCTGGCGGCACGAACTCGACCCCGCGAACCAGCCCTCGGGCTCGGTGTGGGCGGGCAAACCGGATGTCTACCACGCCTACCAGGCCACACTCCTGCCCCAGGTGGGTTTCGCAGCCTCGATCGCGGCGGCCCTGCCCGCCGCCGACAACGACGGAGGTGTCGCGTGA
- a CDS encoding UBP-type zinc finger domain-containing protein — protein MDMARVRLIVISENTAEEATHTAHILNGVAPGVPIVVRPVDSPDVPGLYEAHAARVVDTQRAVTEPLGRAVLDLLGIGRTGEHHPDPTVMSLFAPAPGSSCAHTENLQPVLPKSPGCTECLRQGRRDWVHLRLCAGCGFVGCCDASPGRHARVHAEDAGHPVVTSAEPGESWGWCYLDSVTIEPDRAEAGGA, from the coding sequence ATCGACATGGCACGGGTGAGGCTGATCGTGATCTCCGAGAACACGGCGGAGGAGGCCACCCACACCGCCCACATCCTGAACGGGGTCGCACCAGGAGTCCCGATCGTGGTGCGGCCGGTGGACTCCCCGGACGTCCCCGGCCTGTACGAGGCGCACGCCGCCCGGGTGGTGGACACCCAGCGCGCGGTCACCGAGCCGCTGGGGCGCGCGGTCCTGGACCTGCTCGGCATCGGCCGCACCGGAGAACACCACCCCGACCCCACCGTGATGTCCCTCTTCGCCCCGGCCCCCGGCTCCTCCTGTGCGCACACGGAGAACCTCCAGCCCGTGCTGCCGAAGAGCCCCGGCTGCACCGAATGCCTGCGGCAGGGCAGGCGGGACTGGGTCCACCTGCGGTTGTGCGCCGGCTGCGGTTTCGTGGGCTGCTGCGACGCCTCCCCCGGCAGGCACGCGCGCGTCCACGCCGAGGACGCCGGGCACCCGGTCGTGACGTCCGCGGAACCCGGTGAGAGCTGGGGCTGGTGCTACCTGGACTCGGTCACGATCGAGCCGGACCGGGCCGAAGCCGGCGGGGCGTGA
- a CDS encoding alpha/beta fold hydrolase translates to MDPRRIAYDRHGSGRPVVLLHGLGDRRQCWRAVSPRLADDYEVVSVDLPGFGASPAPERDEPYDVHSLVRVIREFCELHGLENPYLAGNSLGGSIALELGVQGVAGSVTVFSPAGFSDNLARWGMRTVGLMANLATRIPMPVKERLADTPPARAAARLALRGDPSSPEAKATRFGVRGLEPGAPYVRMVPRIADYDFTPRPIPCPVTIAWGDRDRTLLPSSAEHAHQRVPNARMVSLLGSGHIPMADDPRTVAEHIRWTCRAADRGARTAPRG, encoded by the coding sequence ATGGACCCCAGACGCATCGCCTACGACCGACACGGCAGCGGCCGCCCCGTGGTGCTCCTGCACGGGCTGGGTGACCGCAGACAGTGCTGGCGGGCCGTGTCGCCCCGGCTGGCCGACGACTACGAGGTCGTCAGCGTGGACCTGCCGGGGTTCGGGGCGTCCCCGGCCCCGGAGCGGGACGAACCCTACGACGTGCACAGCCTCGTGCGGGTCATCCGGGAGTTCTGCGAGCTGCACGGCCTGGAGAACCCGTACCTGGCGGGCAACTCCCTGGGCGGCTCCATCGCCCTGGAACTCGGGGTCCAGGGGGTCGCGGGCTCGGTGACGGTGTTCTCCCCGGCCGGGTTCTCGGACAATCTCGCCCGCTGGGGCATGCGCACGGTGGGCCTGATGGCCAACCTCGCCACCCGCATCCCGATGCCGGTCAAGGAACGGCTCGCCGACACCCCGCCCGCGCGGGCCGCGGCCCGGCTCGCCCTGCGCGGCGACCCCTCCTCGCCGGAGGCCAAGGCGACCCGGTTCGGTGTGCGAGGGCTCGAACCGGGCGCGCCCTATGTGCGGATGGTGCCCAGGATCGCCGACTACGACTTCACCCCGCGGCCGATCCCCTGCCCGGTCACCATCGCCTGGGGCGACCGGGACCGGACGCTGCTGCCCTCCAGCGCCGAGCACGCGCACCAGCGGGTGCCCAACGCGCGCATGGTGTCCCTGCTCGGGTCCGGGCACATCCCGATGGCGGACGACCCCCGCACCGTCGCCGAGCACATCCGCTGGACCTGCCGCGCCGCGGACCGGGGGGCCAGGACGGCTCCGAGGGGGTGA
- a CDS encoding carboxylate-amine ligase, which produces MENRSLTADDRPVPVGTANRPLTFGVEEEFFVVDPRTRRILSRAPDVLARTRGLGAHLCGEFTGAQVEANSPVCTTAEDARSFLVTARGELHRAAADAGLAVAATGTVILGDPAAASLSEGRRYAAIAAHFGALRDSHVVCGCHVHVGIPDRPTAVAVSDHLRRWLPFLVALSANSPFQSGRDTGHASWRTVTWNRLPSSGPPPLLRTLIEHERAVRGLASTGAILDRHMVYWDIRLSDHLPTLEIRVGDVAATAEEALLFATLARGLATRALTDVRAGAPAPAISAPTLRAAVWRAAREGLEGVVPDPLTGEALTASAAMERVRRAALPGLAVTGDTDLVTSLLDRVLTSGSGAYRQRAAYAKRERMTDVVDHVLTQTREGLTTAR; this is translated from the coding sequence ATGGAGAACCGCTCCCTGACAGCGGACGACCGACCCGTTCCCGTCGGCACCGCGAACCGACCCCTCACGTTCGGTGTAGAGGAGGAGTTCTTCGTCGTCGATCCCCGCACCCGCCGCATCCTCTCCAGAGCACCCGACGTCCTGGCCCGCACCCGGGGCCTCGGCGCCCACCTGTGCGGTGAGTTCACCGGGGCCCAGGTGGAGGCCAACAGCCCCGTGTGTACCACCGCCGAGGACGCCCGCTCCTTCCTGGTGACCGCCCGCGGCGAACTCCACCGGGCCGCCGCCGACGCCGGACTGGCCGTGGCAGCCACCGGCACCGTGATCCTCGGCGACCCCGCCGCCGCCTCCCTCAGCGAGGGCCGCCGCTACGCCGCCATCGCCGCCCACTTCGGCGCCCTGCGCGACTCCCACGTGGTCTGCGGCTGCCATGTGCACGTCGGCATACCCGACCGCCCCACCGCCGTGGCCGTCAGCGACCACCTGCGCCGGTGGCTGCCCTTCCTCGTCGCCCTCTCCGCGAACTCCCCCTTCCAGTCCGGCCGCGACACCGGCCACGCCAGCTGGCGCACGGTCACCTGGAACCGCCTGCCCTCCTCCGGACCGCCGCCCCTGCTGCGCACCCTCATCGAACACGAACGCGCCGTCCGGGGCCTGGCCTCGACCGGGGCGATCCTGGACCGGCACATGGTCTATTGGGACATCCGCCTCTCCGACCACCTGCCCACCCTGGAAATCCGGGTCGGGGACGTGGCTGCCACCGCCGAGGAGGCACTGCTCTTCGCCACCCTCGCCCGGGGGCTCGCCACCCGTGCCCTGACCGACGTACGCGCCGGCGCCCCGGCCCCGGCCATCAGCGCCCCCACTCTGCGCGCCGCCGTCTGGCGGGCCGCCCGCGAGGGTCTGGAGGGCGTCGTCCCCGACCCCCTGACCGGCGAGGCGCTGACTGCGAGCGCCGCGATGGAGCGGGTTCGGCGCGCGGCGTTACCCGGTCTGGCCGTCACCGGCGACACGGACCTGGTGACCTCCCTCCTCGACCGCGTCCTGACCTCGGGCTCGGGCGCCTACCGCCAACGCGCCGCCTACGCGAAACGGGAACGGATGACCGACGTGGTGGACCACGTCCTCACCCAGACCCGTGAAGGGCTAACAACCGCTCGGTGA